GGGAGGGAAGGCCAAGCTCGCCGGTCGCCCTGATCTGCTGCTGATAAACCCTGGCATGATGACCGAAGGCGCTCTCCGGGGTGTTCGCAGCCCTGCGATAGAGACCTGCCGCGGTCGTAAGGCTCAATCGAAGGTCGGCGATGGTGTCTGCCGGGGTCTTGGCCGGGTCCTTGTCGAACCATTTCGGCATCATCATCTCGGCTGCGACACCGACAGCGCTGCTTCCGTCTCCACTGCTCAGACGCACCCGGACAAAGGCTTGCGGAGCTTCCGTCACCGTCACGGCGCCGAAGCGAAATGGCAGGCGGAACGCCATGGGGCGTTCGAAAAGCGCAATGTCGTCGATGGTAACGCGAAGGCTCATAATGCTCTCAGTCGAGATGCCCGCGCGCGTAGAAATGCCCGCGAATGGTCTGGGTCAGCGAACTGAACAGGGGATTGCCCATGTCTTCGAGGCGGCGCGGGCGCGGCAGCTCAACGTCGTAAATAGCGGCGATCGTCCCGGGCCGCTCCGACATGACGACGACGCGATCGGCAAGGAAGACGGCTTCCGGGATGGAATGCGTGATGAGCAGGATCGTCTTGCGCGTTTCCTGATGGATGCGCTGCAGCTCGAGGTTCATGCGCTCGCGCGTCAAGGCATCAAGCGCGCCGAAAGGTTCGTCCATCAGCACGATCTTCGGATCATGCACCAGCGCGCGGCAGATGGACGTGCGCTGCTGCATGCCACCCGACAATTGCCAGGGGTATTTGTTTTCAAAACCCTCCAGGCCGGCGGTCTTGAGGAGCTTGCGCGCCCGCTCAAGATGGGAGGCGCGGTCGAGCTTCCGCACCTCGACAGGCATCATCACATTGCGCAGCACAGAACGCCAAGCGAGCAGAACCGGGCTCTGGAACACGATGCCAACGTCATCTGGCGGCTCTGTGACGGCCTTGCCTTCTATAAGGATCTCGCCGGCAGTCGGCGGGATCAGGCCGGCGACAAGCTTGAGCAAAGTGGACTTGCCGCAGCCGGAGGGGCCCACGACGGCGACGAACTCGCCGTCGTGGATGTCGAGATCGATTGGCTTCAACGAGGGTACGTCGCCATCGCGAGTGCGGTAAGTCTTCTGCAGACCTCTGACCTCGATAAGCCGCCGTTTGGCCTTTGGCTCATCCATTCCGTTCACCACTCTCAACGACAGCGACATACGTCCTCCCCCGGCGAGCCTGTTGATCTCAATCCATGGTCTGTACTTCGTGAGACCTTGGGCGATTTACTCAGCCGCCAGCGGCCTTTGGCAAGTAATCGCGGCTATAGAAGCTCTTTACGTCGTTCTTGGCAGAAGCCTCGAGGCCACCATACTCAACAAGCAGATTGACGGAATCGATCATGTTCTGGTCGGTGACGTGGAAAGGTGGCAGGTTCTTGGTCTCCGCCGTGCGATAGAGCGGGATGGTGAGCTCGAACCCTTCCTTGAGCGTCCCCGGCTGGCCGGCCTTGGGCAGGGCCTTGAGGATAGCCTGGACGGCCCCGTCCGGATCCTTTTCCGCGGCGAGAATGGCCTTGGTGGTGGCGGCCATGAAGCGTCGCGTCAGGTCCTCGTTCTTCTTGAGGAAGTCGCGATTGGCAATAATGCCGGAGGACACCAGGTGAATGCCGTAATCTGCGAACATGATGGGAAAGACGTCCTTGCCGGTCGCATCCTTGATTTTCATGCTCTGGTCCATCGAATAGCCGAGAAGGGCATCCGCCTGGCCACTGATGACAGCGTTAAGCTTGGTCTGTGCGTCGCCGGAGAGGATTTTCATCTCGTTCTCCTTCAGACCGGCGCTCTTGAGAAAGAGCGGCCAGATCTGCGACATGGAATCGCCCGGCGTGGTTGCGATGGTCTTGCCTTTCAGGTCTTCCGGCTTGCGCATGTTCTTGTCAGAAAAGCCCATGACCGACATGGGGCTTGTCTGCAGCAGCACACCCGGCGACGTGACCGGCGCGCCCTTGGCCGCGGCGCGGATCATGGTGGCCACGTCGGCATAGCCGAAGGTTGCCGTATTGGCCGCTACCGCCTGGATGGTGACGGCGGAGCCGCGACCTTCCTGGATGTCGAGGTCGATGCCCTCGGCGGCATAGAAGCCCTTCTCCTTGCCATAGTAGAACGGCGCGTGCTCACCGTAGACATACCAATTGAGCATCAGCGTGACCTTGTCGGCCGCTGCTGCGGGAAGAACGAACGAGGGAGCCGCCAATGCAGCGGCGCCTGCGAGTATCGATTTAAGAACAGATCGTCTCAACATAACTCATTCCTCCGGTAATGGCGGTCCGCCTTCTCTGTGGCGGTTACGCAAGTGGACTTAATGGGCGTCAAGCAGTTGCGAAGAATTCCTGCCGCTGGCTGG
This portion of the Chelatococcus sp. YT9 genome encodes:
- a CDS encoding ABC transporter ATP-binding protein, with protein sequence MSLSLRVVNGMDEPKAKRRLIEVRGLQKTYRTRDGDVPSLKPIDLDIHDGEFVAVVGPSGCGKSTLLKLVAGLIPPTAGEILIEGKAVTEPPDDVGIVFQSPVLLAWRSVLRNVMMPVEVRKLDRASHLERARKLLKTAGLEGFENKYPWQLSGGMQQRTSICRALVHDPKIVLMDEPFGALDALTRERMNLELQRIHQETRKTILLITHSIPEAVFLADRVVVMSERPGTIAAIYDVELPRPRRLEDMGNPLFSSLTQTIRGHFYARGHLD
- a CDS encoding ABC transporter substrate-binding protein; translated protein: MLNWYVYGEHAPFYYGKEKGFYAAEGIDLDIQEGRGSAVTIQAVAANTATFGYADVATMIRAAAKGAPVTSPGVLLQTSPMSVMGFSDKNMRKPEDLKGKTIATTPGDSMSQIWPLFLKSAGLKENEMKILSGDAQTKLNAVISGQADALLGYSMDQSMKIKDATGKDVFPIMFADYGIHLVSSGIIANRDFLKKNEDLTRRFMAATTKAILAAEKDPDGAVQAILKALPKAGQPGTLKEGFELTIPLYRTAETKNLPPFHVTDQNMIDSVNLLVEYGGLEASAKNDVKSFYSRDYLPKAAGG